From the genome of Magnetospirillum sp.:
CCTGGAACGCGTCGTTGCGCGCCACGAAGTCGGTTTCCGAATTGACCTCGACCATGGCGCCGACGGCACCGCCGGCGGCAACGCCGATCAGGCCTTCGGCGGCCACGCGGCCCGCCTTCTTGGCGGCGGCCGCGAGGCCCTTCTTGCGCAGCCAATCGACCGCCGCTTCGACATCGCCGCCGTTTTCGGTCAAAGCGCGCTTGCAATCCATCATGCCAGCACCGCTTTTTTCGCGCAGGTCCTTGACCAGGGCTGCCGTAATTTCGGCCATATCTATTCCATCCGTGTTGGAGTTCGTCGCAGTGACAAGGCGATCGCCCGCATAGCCGATCAGGCTGCGGGCGAAGCCGCCTTTTCCTTCTTCTTGCGGGCTGCCGGCTTCTTCGGCGCGGCTGCGTCCTTGTCGGCTTCCGGTGCCGCTTCGGCGGCGGCCGGGGCCGCTTCACCTTCAGCCGCAACCGCAGCCGCAGCCGCCGGGATCTCGAGTGCGGGCGGTGCCACGGCCGCACCCACATCGACGCCGGCGGCCTTCATTTCGGCCTGCAGACCGTCGAGCACTGCGTTCGCCATCAGCTCGCAATAGGTCGAGATCGCGCGCAGCGCATCGTCGTTGCCCGGGATCGGGTACGTGACACCCTTGGGGTCGCTGTTCGAGTCGAGCACGGCGATGACCGGAATGTTGAGGCGACGCGCTTCTTCGACCGCGATCGCTTCCTTGTTCGTGTCGATCACGAACAGCATGTCCGGCAGGCCGCCCATTTCCTTGATGCCCCCAAGCGAACGCTCGAGCTTGTCGCGCTCGCGCGTCATGAACAGCAGTTCCTTCTTGGTGAGGCCGCCCGAGGCCGAGCCGCCGGGCAGATCGCCCGACAGGCGCTCGTCGATTTCCTTGAGGCGCTTGATCGAATTCGAGATCGTCTTCCAGTTGGTCAGCATGCCGCCGAGCCAGCGATGGTTGACGAAATACTGGCCGCAGCGCTTGGCGGCTTCGGCGATCGGCTCCTGCGCCTGGCGCTTGGTGCCCACGAACAGCACGCGCCCGCCGCCTGCGCACACGTCGCGCGCGGCCTGGAGGGCGCGGTCGAGCAGCGGCACGGTCTGCTGCAGATCGATGATGTGCACGCCGTTGCGCACGCCGAACAGGAACGGCGCCATTTTGGGGTTCCAACGGCGCGTCTGGTGGCCGAAGTGAATGCCGGCTTCGAGAAGCTGGCGCATCGAATAGACGGGCATCGCCATGAGCGATTTTTCCTTTTTCCGGTTGATCCGCCGCGGGACGAGCACCTGCCCCCAAGAAGGGAGACCGGCACCGGAACGAGCCTTGGCCTATGGCGCCAAGGACCGCATATGCCCCGCGTGAGGGTTTGTCGTCAGGACACAATGTCCGAACGCGGCGCGGGAGATACCCCAACTGGCTGGGTTTTGCAAGCCCGCCCGGCCTGCGGGACCCTATTCCGTCAATGCGGAACCCGCCGCCCGGCGTAATAAAGCACCAAATCCGTGATCGTGCGGGTAAACGGGCTTTTGACGGCGTCGAGGCTGCGGCCGAAGGCAACGCCGCGCAAAAACGCCGCCATTTCGTCGCGTGACGCGTCGCCCGGCGCACCGGGCGCGAGCGGCTCTGCCGTGCGCACGAAGCCGATCAGCTCGACCAGTGCGGTGTGGATGGCGGGATCGAGTGCCAGGAGTTCGTTCAAAAAAGACGCACGCGGAATCATCTCGATTTCGGCGTTTGTGGCCGCACGGGCACTGGCCATTCGCGCGGCCCCGTCGACGAGTTCGAGCTCGCCGAACATCTGCCCTGCCTTGGTGCGCGCAATCTCGACTTTTTCGTCGCCGCGCGTCTGGAAGATCTCGATCTCGCCCGAACGCACGAGGCACGCAAAATCGCCGCGCGCGCCCTCTTCGTAGACGAGCGTGCCGGCCGCATAGCGGACCACGGTGGGGATCAGCGCCATCGCCTAGTACCCCGGCACGATGGCGCGGGCGCCGCGCGCCTGGGCAAGGGTCAGCGAGTCGAAGGCGCGCAGCGCCTCGGTCACGGGGCGGCCCACGTTGCCGTGCAGGCGCGCCAAGGTCACCACGATCGTCTCGAAATTCAACTGGTTCATGCCGCTCGCCCGGCACATCGTGGCAAGGTCGCCGAAATCGGCGGTGCGGCACGCCCGGCGCACGAGCCGCAACGGCTCGGCGAGATGCTCGGCCAAGGCCACTTCGAAGAGATCGAGCCTGCCGGACTCGGCCAGCCGCACGAAGCCGCCGACTTGGTCTTCGCCCCACTGGCCCCATTGGCCCAGCATGGCGCCGAGCACGCCCGTGACAACGCCGTCTTTGGTGCCGATGTCGCGCGCCACCTGGTCGGCGGCGTTGGCCACGATGTCGCGCAACGCGTCCGGCGCCATGGCGATGCGCTTGTAGAGATAGCCGTGCAGCGCGTCGGTGATCCAGCTCAGCATTTCGTAGGCGAAGGCGGCGGGCAGATCGGCGCGCTGGGAAAGCGGATCTTCAAGCTCGGGCCATTGGCGCGCAAGCTCGCACACCACGCCGAATGTGGCGTTCGATATCTGCGCGCGCTCGTTGGCAAGCAGCGTGCCGACGACGTCTTTCTCGCGGAACGCGACCAGCGCCTCGCTGAGTGCGGAGCCCACATCCGTGCGTCCGGCGATCGCCACGCGATGCTGGATCGTGGCTTGGTTCGCGACCTCGATGAGGTCGCCTTCCTGCAGCACGGGCGAACCTGCGAGTACGGGCCACGACACTTCGATCTCGTCGGCCGCCAGCAGCTTCACGATCGAGGGGGCGATGTTGGGCTCTTGGCTCAAGCGCTCGGCCACAAGGCGGCGCAACGGCGCTTCGATCTCGCGGATGATCGCGCGCACAAGCTCGACCGCCATCGCGCGAATGCGCTGGTTGCCGGCATCCATGCCGATCGCGGCGACGAATTCTGACAGATGTTCGACCGCCACGCGCCGATCGTCCGGATGGTCGGCAGCCAGACGGTCGGCGATCGACTGCAAACGCTGGATCAGCGTATTGGGGTCAGCGGGATTCAACGTGGCTCGCGCGTTCGAGTCAGGAACCGCCGAGGATAAGCGTTTTTTCCGCATGCGGCAAATACAAGTGGCGCTGCCGCGCTGGCGTCAAATCTCCGCCACTTCCAGAATACCGGGGATGTCCCCCAGCGCGCGACGCAGATCGGGCGTGATGGCGCGCCCGTCTTTCAAGCGGATATCGACTTCTTCGTCCGAGCCTGTGCGGATCTGGATGCGGATCGCCCCCTTGCCCTTCGGCGCCTTGCCGAGTGCGGCTTTGAGGCCGGCGATCGCCCCCATATCGGCCAAGGCCACGCGCAAGCCCGCCGAGGTGCTAGCGACCGCGTCGTCGAGGGCGCGCACTTCGCTCGCCAGGAGCTTGATCGTTTCGCCCTCCACGCGCGCATCGGCCGTCACAAGCAGCGGCTTGTTCGACGCGAAAAGTTCGCGCGATTTGGCGAGGAGTTCGGAGAACACCATGACCTCGAACGTGCCGCCCGCGTCCGACAATTGCACGAATGCGAATTTGTTGCCCTTGGCGGAAGTGCGCTCCTTCGAGCTCAGCACCGTGCCCGCAAGCTTGACGCGGCTCGACGCCCCGCCCGACAAGCTGCGCGCCAGATCGGCCGAGCGCACCGCCCCCAGGCGCTTCAAGCCGACCGCGTAGGAATCGAGCGGATGGGCCGTCAGATAGAAGCCCACGCTTTCGAACTCGGCCTGCAGGCGTTCGTGCAGTTTGAGATCGGCCACTTGCGGCAATGGCGGGTCGGCGGTTTTGCCGCCGGCCGGGCCGCCGAAAATGCTCATCTGGTTCGAGGTCTTCTCTTCGGCCGCCGATTGCGACAAGCGCAGCATGGTTTCGATCGCGGCCAGCACGCGGGCACGGTTGGGCTCGAGCGTGTCAAACGCCCCCGCCTTGGCGAGATTTTCGAGCTGGCGCTTGTTGATCTGGCGATGGTCAAGCCGCCGCGCCAAATCATAGAGCGACGCGAACGGCCCGTTGGCAGTGCGCTCGGCCACCAACGCTTCCATTGCGGCGAGGCCGACATTGCGCACGGCGGCGAGCGCATAGCGCACGCAGCCTTTGGCGTCCGTGCCGTCGGGATATTCGACCGAGAATACGGCCTCCGACTTGTTGATGTCGGGCGGCAAGGTACGATAGCCGAGACGTGCGACTTCCTGGCGGAACAGGTTGAGCTTGTCCGTGTTCGACATGTCGAGCGTCATCGACGCTGCGAAAAACTCGACCGGATGGTTGGCTTTGAGCCACGCGGTTTGGTAGGCGACGATAGCGTAGGCGGCGGCGTGGCTCTTGTTGAAGCCGTAGCCTGCGAATTTGTCGACGAGATCGAAAATCTGCGAGGCCTTGGCTTCGTCCACGCCGTTGGCGACCGCCCCGTCGACGAAGACTTTGCGCTGCGCGTCCATCTCGGCCTGGACCTTCTTGCCCATCGCGCGGCGCAGGAGGTCGGCACCGCCCAGCGAATAGCCGGAAAGCACCTGGGCGATCTGCATCACCTGTTCCTGGTAGATGATGACGCCGTAGGTTTCCTTGAGGGTCGCTTCGAGCTTCGGGTGCAGATAGTCGGGCTTTTCGGCCCCCTGCTTGACCGCGATGTATTTCGGGATGTTGTCCATCGGGCCCGGCCGATAGAGGGCCACAAGCGCGATGATGTCTTCGATGCGATCCGGGCGCAGGCGGCGCACGGCATCGCGCATGCCCGTACTTTCAAGCTGGAACACCCCGCCGGTGTCGCCGCGCGAAAGCATGTCGTAGGTGCGCTTGTCGTCGAGCGCCAAACGGTCGATATCGACGACGACGTTCTTGCGCTTGAGCAGGGCCGCCGCCCGGCTCAGCACGGTCAGCGTCTTAAGCCCCAGAAAGTCGAATTTGACGAGGCCCGCCTTCTCGACGTCCTTCATGTTGAACTGCGTGACCGGTGTGGCCGAGCGCGGATCGCGATAGAGCGGCACCAGATCTTCGAGCGGCCGGTCGCCGATGACCACACCCGCCGCGTGCGTCGAGGCATGGCGATAGAGGCCTTCGAGATGCAAGGCGATTTCTGCGAGCTTGGCGACGGCCGGATCGGCGTCGATCATCAAGCGCAGTTGGTCTTCGCCGTCGATCGCTTCTTTGAGCGTGACAGGTTTGGCCGGATTGTTGGGTACCAGTTTGCAGATACGGTCCACCTGGCCGTAGGGCATGCCGAGCACGCGGCCGACGTCGCGCAAGACCGCGCGTGCCTGCAATTTTCCGAAGGTGATGATCTGCGCCACGCGGTCTTCGCCGTAGGTGCGCTGCACGTAGCGAATCACCTCGTCGCGCCGGTCCTGGCAGAAATCGATGTCGAAGTCCGGCATCGATACGCGCTCGGGATTGAGGAAACGCTCGAACAGCAGGCCGAAGCGCAAGGGGTCGAGATCGGTAATCGTCAACGCCCACGCCACGACCGAGCCTGCGCCCGAACCGCGCCCCGGACCCACCGGGATGCCGTGGTCTTTTGCCCATTGGATGAAGTCGGCGACGATCAGGAAATAGCCGGGGAAACCCATCTTCACGATCACGTCGGCTTCGTACTCGAGCCGTGCACGATAGGGGGTTGCCGCCGCTTCGCGCGCCGCCTCGTCCATGCCTTCGGTATAGACGTGGGCTGCCAAACGCTTTTCGAGGCCCGCTTTGGCAAGCACACGCAAAGCATCGGCCTCGGAACTGTCTTTGGCGCGCGTCGAGGCCGGCAGAATCGGTTTGCGCCCGCCGACCCAATGGGAACAACGCTTGGCGATCGCAAGCGTGTTGGCGATCGCCTCGGGCAGATCGGCGAACAGCGCTTGCATCTCGTCGGCCGATTTGAAACGCCATTCGGCCGTGGAATGGCGGCGCTCCTGGTCCGCCAAAAAGCGGCCCTCGGCGATGCACAGCAGCGCATCGTGCGCCGCCGACATCGTCGCGTCGGCGAAATAGACGTCGTTGGTCGCAACGAGCGGCAGATCGCGCGCGTAGGCGAGATCGAGCAAAGCGCCCTCGATACGTTTTTCGGCGCCAAGCCCATGGCGCATGATCTCGATATAGAGACGGCCCGTGAATGCGGCCTGGAGCCGGTCGAGCATGGCGGCCGCCGCATCGGCCTGCCCGTCCGCCAGCAAACGACCCACCGGCCCGTTCGGCCCGCCGGTCAGGCACAGCAAGCCGTCCGAAAGCCCCGTGAGCTGGTCCATCGTGACCTGCGGCGTTTCCCCGCCCGGCGTTTCGAGAAACGCGCGGCTCGAAAGTTTGGCGAGATTGGCCCAGCCGGTTTCGTTCTGCACAAGCAGCAGCAGCCGGTCGGGCTCCGGCGCTTTGCCCTGGCGCCCCATACCGCCATCGTCCTCGCGCCTGATGCCGAGATTGCAGCCAATGATCGGCTGCACGCCCGCATCGGCGGCGGCGGCCGAAAACTCGAGTGCGCCAAATAGATTGCCCGTATCCGCGATCGCGACCGCCGGCATTTTGTTTTTGGCCGCAAGCTCGACGAGCTTTTTGACCTTGATCGCCCCTTCGGACAGCGAATAGGCGGAATGGACGCGCAGATGGACGAAAGGGGCATGCGACATGGGAGCAAGACTACGCCGCTGAGGACGAGTCGAGCCAGCGCCATTCGGGGCTGTGGATAGCAAGGTCGTCGGTCGTGCGCAGCATGGCCAAGCGCGCTTGCGGCAGAACGGCGATCTCGGCCGTCCAGTGACGATCGAGCCAGGCGCCAAGTTCGGCCGCCGCCGGCGGATCGAGGTCGCGCTCGAGGTGCCAGAGTCCGACAGCGTAGAAACCTGAGACGCGCGCACCGACCGCGCGCTGCAGATCGGCATAGGCGTCCGTGCCGTTGCGGAACTCGGGATAGACGCGCAGATAGATGCGGCCGTGGTTGCGGTCGCCGACGAACGGACCGCCCAAACGGACTGAAGGTATGCCGTCGCCAAGCCAAGCTTGTGCCGCATGCGCGCACGCATCCCCGGCAGCCGGATCGAACGGCCCTGCGATGGTTGCGTGCAGCACGCCGCGGCGGCGGCGGCCGATGTCCCACGCAATCGCCTCCCTCAAGGCACTGGCCTTAAGCTCGGCTTCGATCGTCTGGAAGACCGGGCTTTCGTCGAGCGTTGCGGCTGGCACATGGACGACAAGCGCATCGCGCGCGTTCGCATAGCGGCCGTTGCGATAATCCTTGCCCGGCACCGAGGCGATCGCCTGCGGATGGTCCGGTGCGATCAGCGGCAGATGGGCGAGCCGATAGTCGGGCCCGAGTTCGAAGGATGCTAGGGGCTCGAAAACATGACGCGTTGCGGCAAAGCGCAGCTGCGCGTCCGGCGTGAATTGCGGCGCGCGGATACTCAGCGCAGCGGCGCAGAATCGACCGTTGCGCGCGGGGCGGCGACGCCGCGCGCCGGTGCCGGCGGCGGTTCGACGACCTGGCTCGTGCGCGGCGGAGTAATGTTGCCGCCCGTACCGCCGCGCGGCGCCATCGTGAGATCGACGGTCGATCCGCCCGTGATGCCGCGCGAGGGCGTGATCTGGATCGTGATCACACGCTGATTCTGCTGGAACACGAGCACGCTGTTGGCCGCGCGCACAGTCGTCACCTCGCTCCAGCCGAAATTCGGCATCTCGCGCCGGTAGAACTCGTACATGTCGGCGACGTTGCTGCCCGAATTGATCACGAGCCGGCCGGTCCATTGCTGATCGGTCCCCAGGATCAGCGAACGCTCGAGATCGATCGAATTGTTGGCCGGCATCGGAATATCGGTGAAGCGCGTGAAGCCTGGCCCCGGTGTGGCGTTGCCGCTGCCGTTCGAGCTTTGCGAACCCGTCGAGGCGGTCTGCCCGGTAAGGCCGCAGGCCGCCAGCGTGACAGCGGCGACGGCAGCGAAAAGGACATTGCGAAATTTCATGGCGGGTTCCGACCTTCGAGTCGCAGGATTGTCGCCAAGTGTTTCGCCGCAACGCCACCGCGTCAAGTCCTGCCCGGAATTTCCTCGCTTAAAACGCCGTCGGCCATTCGCAAAATGCGATCCATTCTGCCTGCAAGTTCCGGATTGTGCGTGGCGATGAGAGCCGCCAAACCGCTGTTGCGCACGAGGCCCAACAGCGTTTCGAACACGTCGGCGGCGATGCGCGGATCGAGATTGCCGGTGGGCTCGTCGGCCAAAAGCACGCGTGGATTGTTGGCAACCGCACGCGCGATCGCCACGCGCTGCTGCTCGCCGCCCGACAGCCGCCCGGGCCGATGCGTGGCGCGCGCACCCAGCCCCATCTGGGCCAGCAGCGCATCGGCGCGCGCACCGGCCGTGGCCTTGTCTTGGCCTGCGATCAACAACGGCATCATCGCGTTTTCGCGCGCCGAAAACTCGGGCAGCAGATGGTGGAATTGGTAGACGAAACCGAGCGTCTTGAGGCGCATGCGCGTGCGGCCCGCATCGTCGAGGGCGGCACAATCTTCGCCCGCAATGCGGATCGTGCCCGCATCCGGCCGCTCGAGCAGGCCCGCACAATGCAGCAAGGTCGATTTGCCCGCACCCGACGGCCCCACCAGCGCCACGCATTCGCCCGCGCGCAAGGTGAGATCGAGGCCGCGCAGCACGTGCAATTCGCCGCCACCCTGGCGGAAGCGGCGATGCAGCCCCGAGATTTCGAGAACGGCCTCACTCATAGCGAAGCGCTTCCACGGGATCGAGACGGGCGGCCCGCCACGCGGGATAGATCGTGGCGAGGAACGACAGGCCGAGCGCCATCGCCACGACCTCGACCACTTCGCGCGGATCGGATTTCGACGGCAATTGCGCGAGGAAATAGACTTCCGGCGAGAAGAGCTGCGTGCCCGTCATCGCCTGCAGCAATTGGCGGATCGATTCGATGTTGGCGTTGAACAGCAGCCCCAAAACGAGCCCGCCTAGCGTGCCAAGCACGCCGATCGCGGTCCCCGCCATCAGGAAGATGCGCAACACCGATCCGCTCGAAGCCCCCATCGTGCGCAGGATCGCGATATCGCGCGTCTTGTCCTTCACGAGCATGATCAGCGACGAGACGATGTTGAACGCCGCCACGAGGATGATCAGCGTGAGGATCAGGAACATCACGTTGCGCTCGACCTGCACCGCGTTGAAGAAGCTCGAATTGGCCTGCTGCCAATCGTAGGCGCGCACGGGCTGGCCTGCGGCCTGCAGGATCGCACTGCGCGCCAGCCACACGCGCTGCGGATCCTTGACGAACACCTCGATGCCGGTCGCTTGGCCCTCCTGGCGGAAGAAAAGCTGGGCCGCTTCGAGCGGCAGGAACACGAAGGAATTGTCGTATTCGAACATACCGACTTCGAAGATCGCGGCCACGCGGAAGGCGCGCAAGCGCGGCATTGTGCCGAAGGCGGTCACGTTGCCCTGCGGCGAGATCAGCGTGATGCGGTCGCCCAGCGCCAAGCCCATGCGCTGGGCCATGCGGGCACCGATCATCGCCGCATCGTCGCCCGCAAAATCGGCAAGGCTGCCGCTTTTGATGTTCGAGACGATCAGCGTGCGCCGCGCCATGTCGGCGGGGGCGATGCCGCGCACGAGGGCGCCACTCGCCACATTGTTGGCCGTCGCCATGACCTGGCCTTCGACGAGGGCTGCCGCATCGACGATGTCCGGCAAGGCGCGGATGCGCGCGGCCGCCCCTTCCCAATCCGCGAGCGGCACGCCCTGGCCGTAGACCGTGAGATGGCCGTTGAGGCCCAAGATGCGGCCCAGCAATTCGGCGCGGAAACCGTTCATGACGGCCATCACGATGATGAGCGTGGCCACGCCGAGCGCAATGCCGCCCAGCGAGAACCACGCGATCACCGAGATGAAGCCTTCCTGCCGGCGCGAACGCAGATAGCGCAGCGCCACGGTCCGCTCGAACGAGTCGAACCAGGCCATTCAGGACGCCGTCAAGCGATTGAGCGCTTCGTCGGCCGACATCTCGACGCGCTCGCCGGTTTTGCGGCGCTTGAGCTCGACCTTGCCCGCCGCAACGCCGCGCGGCCCCACGACGAGCTGCCACGGCAGCCCGATCAGATCCATCGTCGCGAATTTAGCGCCCGCACTTTCGGCCGTGTCGGCGTAGAGCACGTCCTTGCCGGCCGCTTGCAGGCGCGCATAAAGCGCTTCGCACGCTTCGTCGCACTTGGCGTCGCCGCTGCGCAGATTGACGAGGCCCACGTCGAACGGGGCCACCGCATCGGGCCACACGATGCCGGCATCGTCGTGGCTCGCCTCGATGATGGCGCCCAAGAGGCGCGACACGCCAATGCCGTAGGAGCCCATCTCGACCAGCACTTGCGCACCGTCGGGGCCGACGACGCTGGCACCCATCGGCTTCGAATATTTGGTGCCGAAATAGAAGATGTGCCCGACCTCGATGCCGCGCGCCTTGTGGAGGCGCTCAGGGGGGACCGGGCACTTCGCGGCGTCGTGCATTTCGGACGTCGCGGCGTAGTTTGCGAGGATCGCCTCGACGGCGGGCTGCAGATCGGCCGAAAAATCGATGTCGGCTTTGAGCATGTCGGTCTCGAGCCACGCCGTGTCGCAATAGACTTCCGACTCGCCCGTCTCGGCGAGGATGATGAATTCGTGGCTTAAATCGCCGCCGATTGGGCCGGTGTCGGCGCGCATCGGAATGGCTTTGAGGCCCATGCGCGCGAAGGTGCGCAGATAGGCCATGAACATGCGGTTGTAGGCGGCGCGCGCGCCCTTGGCGTCGATGTCGAACGAATACGCGTCCTTCATCAGGAATTCGCGGCCGCGCATCACGCCGAAGCGCGGGCGCACCTCGTCGCGGAACTTCCACTGGATGTGGTAGAGATTGAGCGGCAGGTCCTTGTAGCTCTTGACCGCGTTGCGGAAAATCTCGGTCACGAGTTCTTCGTTGGTGGGGCCGTAGAGCATCTCGCGCTCGTGCCGGTCGACGATGCGCAGCATCTCCTTGCCGTAGTCTTCGTAGCGCCCGCTCGTGCGCCACAGATCGGCCGACTGGATCGTCGGCATCAGCATTTCGATCGCCCCTGCGCGGTCCTGCTCCTCGCGCACGATCTGCTCGACCTTGCGCAGCACGCGGTGGCCGAGCGGCAGCCACGAATAGATCCCGGCCGAGGCTTGGCGGACCATGCCCGCGCGCAGCATCAGACGGTGCGAGACGATCTGCGCTTCGGACGGGTTTTCTTTGATCAACGGCAGGAAAAAGCGCGACAGGCGCATGGGGCCACCAAACCTCGGAGCTGGAGAAAATCGACGATCGACCGCCGGACCCTAAGCGAAGCTCAAGGCTTTGCCAAACCCTGCGCGCGGCAGGCCTCGCGCAGCGCTTCGAGCTCGGGATTGCCGAGCGGTTGGCCGTTATAGAGCACGCGACCCGAGGCCACGTCCATGCGCACCTCGCCCAATTTGAAATTCGGCTGGAACAAGGGCGACGTCGCGGCAATGCCGTATTTCTTGAGATCGACCGCAATGTCGAAGGCGACCGTATCGGGCACTTGGAATTGCGGCGCGGGATTGAGATCGGCCCCCACCACGGCCCGGCCGCGCACATCCACGCCGGGCTGGTAGGCGACGTCAGGGGCCGGGCGATGCTCGGTCAACACGCGCCGACAATCGGCCGGTGTGGCGCGAATCGGGGCCGGGGTCGGGGTCGGCGTCGGCGGCTGGGCCGGTGTCTGGGCGAGGGCAGCGACCGAAACGGCCAGCCCGAGTCCCAAGACCGAAATCGCGATCCGTTTGCACATGAAAATATCACCCTCTACGACTGTAAAAGAAAACCACCTCATTCTGGCTTTTTTAAGGGCAGTTGCGCAAAGATCGCGGCAAATGCTGCGGCGCACGCAAGAAGATTTCGTTCGTACACGGTCAAACGCTCAAAAATATCGTGACTCCCGAAAATCTCCCGATATACTCGCCGAACTTAGATCCTCGGGTTAAGGGGACGAGGAGTTGTCCGGCGCGCCCAGCCCGTTTGTTGGGCAAGCGACACGGCCCAAGTTTGGGGAGCGAATTGCAGCCAAGCCCGGTCGCCCATTGAATGGGCACCGGGCTTCGGTGTTTCTAGGGCCTGCGACGGTTACGAACGTGCGGGCTTTAGCGTGCAGGCGGGGGCGGCAGTACCAGCGCGTCGCGCACCGGCAGCAAGTCCGACTGA
Proteins encoded in this window:
- the rpsB gene encoding 30S ribosomal protein S2, which produces MAMPVYSMRQLLEAGIHFGHQTRRWNPKMAPFLFGVRNGVHIIDLQQTVPLLDRALQAARDVCAGGGRVLFVGTKRQAQEPIAEAAKRCGQYFVNHRWLGGMLTNWKTISNSIKRLKEIDERLSGDLPGGSASGGLTKKELLFMTRERDKLERSLGGIKEMGGLPDMLFVIDTNKEAIAVEEARRLNIPVIAVLDSNSDPKGVTYPIPGNDDALRAISTYCELMANAVLDGLQAEMKAAGVDVGAAVAPPALEIPAAAAAVAAEGEAAPAAAEAAPEADKDAAAPKKPAARKKKEKAASPAA
- a CDS encoding cyclic nucleotide-binding domain-containing protein, which encodes MALIPTVVRYAAGTLVYEEGARGDFACLVRSGEIEIFQTRGDEKVEIARTKAGQMFGELELVDGAARMASARAATNAEIEMIPRASFLNELLALDPAIHTALVELIGFVRTAEPLAPGAPGDASRDEMAAFLRGVAFGRSLDAVKSPFTRTITDLVLYYAGRRVPH
- a CDS encoding DUF2336 domain-containing protein, with the protein product MNPADPNTLIQRLQSIADRLAADHPDDRRVAVEHLSEFVAAIGMDAGNQRIRAMAVELVRAIIREIEAPLRRLVAERLSQEPNIAPSIVKLLAADEIEVSWPVLAGSPVLQEGDLIEVANQATIQHRVAIAGRTDVGSALSEALVAFREKDVVGTLLANERAQISNATFGVVCELARQWPELEDPLSQRADLPAAFAYEMLSWITDALHGYLYKRIAMAPDALRDIVANAADQVARDIGTKDGVVTGVLGAMLGQWGQWGEDQVGGFVRLAESGRLDLFEVALAEHLAEPLRLVRRACRTADFGDLATMCRASGMNQLNFETIVVTLARLHGNVGRPVTEALRAFDSLTLAQARGARAIVPGY
- the dnaE gene encoding DNA polymerase III subunit alpha; amino-acid sequence: MSHAPFVHLRVHSAYSLSEGAIKVKKLVELAAKNKMPAVAIADTGNLFGALEFSAAAADAGVQPIIGCNLGIRREDDGGMGRQGKAPEPDRLLLLVQNETGWANLAKLSSRAFLETPGGETPQVTMDQLTGLSDGLLCLTGGPNGPVGRLLADGQADAAAAMLDRLQAAFTGRLYIEIMRHGLGAEKRIEGALLDLAYARDLPLVATNDVYFADATMSAAHDALLCIAEGRFLADQERRHSTAEWRFKSADEMQALFADLPEAIANTLAIAKRCSHWVGGRKPILPASTRAKDSSEADALRVLAKAGLEKRLAAHVYTEGMDEAAREAAATPYRARLEYEADVIVKMGFPGYFLIVADFIQWAKDHGIPVGPGRGSGAGSVVAWALTITDLDPLRFGLLFERFLNPERVSMPDFDIDFCQDRRDEVIRYVQRTYGEDRVAQIITFGKLQARAVLRDVGRVLGMPYGQVDRICKLVPNNPAKPVTLKEAIDGEDQLRLMIDADPAVAKLAEIALHLEGLYRHASTHAAGVVIGDRPLEDLVPLYRDPRSATPVTQFNMKDVEKAGLVKFDFLGLKTLTVLSRAAALLKRKNVVVDIDRLALDDKRTYDMLSRGDTGGVFQLESTGMRDAVRRLRPDRIEDIIALVALYRPGPMDNIPKYIAVKQGAEKPDYLHPKLEATLKETYGVIIYQEQVMQIAQVLSGYSLGGADLLRRAMGKKVQAEMDAQRKVFVDGAVANGVDEAKASQIFDLVDKFAGYGFNKSHAAAYAIVAYQTAWLKANHPVEFFAASMTLDMSNTDKLNLFRQEVARLGYRTLPPDINKSEAVFSVEYPDGTDAKGCVRYALAAVRNVGLAAMEALVAERTANGPFASLYDLARRLDHRQINKRQLENLAKAGAFDTLEPNRARVLAAIETMLRLSQSAAEEKTSNQMSIFGGPAGGKTADPPLPQVADLKLHERLQAEFESVGFYLTAHPLDSYAVGLKRLGAVRSADLARSLSGGASSRVKLAGTVLSSKERTSAKGNKFAFVQLSDAGGTFEVMVFSELLAKSRELFASNKPLLVTADARVEGETIKLLASEVRALDDAVASTSAGLRVALADMGAIAGLKAALGKAPKGKGAIRIQIRTGSDEEVDIRLKDGRAITPDLRRALGDIPGILEVAEI
- a CDS encoding ABC transporter ATP-binding protein, yielding MSEAVLEISGLHRRFRQGGGELHVLRGLDLTLRAGECVALVGPSGAGKSTLLHCAGLLERPDAGTIRIAGEDCAALDDAGRTRMRLKTLGFVYQFHHLLPEFSARENAMMPLLIAGQDKATAGARADALLAQMGLGARATHRPGRLSGGEQQRVAIARAVANNPRVLLADEPTGNLDPRIAADVFETLLGLVRNSGLAALIATHNPELAGRMDRILRMADGVLSEEIPGRT
- a CDS encoding lipoprotein-releasing ABC transporter permease subunit gives rise to the protein MAWFDSFERTVALRYLRSRRQEGFISVIAWFSLGGIALGVATLIIVMAVMNGFRAELLGRILGLNGHLTVYGQGVPLADWEGAAARIRALPDIVDAAALVEGQVMATANNVASGALVRGIAPADMARRTLIVSNIKSGSLADFAGDDAAMIGARMAQRMGLALGDRITLISPQGNVTAFGTMPRLRAFRVAAIFEVGMFEYDNSFVFLPLEAAQLFFRQEGQATGIEVFVKDPQRVWLARSAILQAAGQPVRAYDWQQANSSFFNAVQVERNVMFLILTLIILVAAFNIVSSLIMLVKDKTRDIAILRTMGASSGSVLRIFLMAGTAIGVLGTLGGLVLGLLFNANIESIRQLLQAMTGTQLFSPEVYFLAQLPSKSDPREVVEVVAMALGLSFLATIYPAWRAARLDPVEALRYE
- a CDS encoding proline--tRNA ligase, yielding MRLSRFFLPLIKENPSEAQIVSHRLMLRAGMVRQASAGIYSWLPLGHRVLRKVEQIVREEQDRAGAIEMLMPTIQSADLWRTSGRYEDYGKEMLRIVDRHEREMLYGPTNEELVTEIFRNAVKSYKDLPLNLYHIQWKFRDEVRPRFGVMRGREFLMKDAYSFDIDAKGARAAYNRMFMAYLRTFARMGLKAIPMRADTGPIGGDLSHEFIILAETGESEVYCDTAWLETDMLKADIDFSADLQPAVEAILANYAATSEMHDAAKCPVPPERLHKARGIEVGHIFYFGTKYSKPMGASVVGPDGAQVLVEMGSYGIGVSRLLGAIIEASHDDAGIVWPDAVAPFDVGLVNLRSGDAKCDEACEALYARLQAAGKDVLYADTAESAGAKFATMDLIGLPWQLVVGPRGVAAGKVELKRRKTGERVEMSADEALNRLTAS